Genomic window (Oncorhynchus mykiss isolate Arlee chromosome 21, USDA_OmykA_1.1, whole genome shotgun sequence):
AGTTCAGCTCCTGTGTTAGATTTCAGAGACATCCTTACAATGGTCTGCTTGATTCTCCTTTCTAGAAGGACATAGAAATGGTATGATTCACTCAAATGAGGTTCACcttatttacaataaataatTCATTTTTCTTCCAATGTTCTTTTAAAGGCTCTATATTTCTTTGGAACTGTGTAGTAGCAAGCCATTGTGTTCGATGTTTACCAGCATGGAAATATTATCTCATAATAGAAACCACATGAGCACATATATATctgaaaggtggagagagagaggtggatggagtaGGCTACATGTAGCATCTCTGTGTCTGACATGTGACAGTGTTTGCTGCAGTGGGACCCTATTGGGGCTAAAATGccatccctgtccctgtcttACGACCCATAGTAACCCCAATAAGATGGCAGTCTTGTGGCCTGGCTGGTCTAGTGGAAATGCCACAGCCTCTGGCACACATGTCTATGGTGTCAGAATAGGTTTGAATCCAGCCTAGTGACCTTTGACACAACCTCTGTctatcttttcctctctctatctgttcaaTAAAATATGTCAGTCTTACTTCCAGTGCAAAGGAACGGTCTCTTCAGAGAGCAGTCTGTCTTCTCCAGGGTGACATTTTCAGTCTGCCAATGGCCCTTATGGGTCAGGGAGCAGCAGTTACTAGCACCTAGTTGAGGCTCAGACACACAGTATGGAAAGGGGTCCCCATTGGACCACTCCCACATTCTGGTAGAAGTCTTCCAGTAGAGTCCAATCCACATTTCAAACTGCCGTGTCTCTGTTATGCTTTGGAATGCTGTGTAATCTTCTTGGGTGAGGATGCTCGCTAAGTCATCTCCACTGGCTCGGCAAGCCGTCTGTGCCTCCTCCCACGTCAATGAACCTTGACCCATGTAGTATTTAAgctctgagtttaaatgtgtgcCTAAGGACAGAAAATACATAATTGTCCTTAAAGTGCCCTGAAAGACATGGACATTGATGTTAAATAAATGTACCTAGACGGTTGTCAAAGGATACTGTAACTCATAAAGGTGATATGATATGAAATGTACTATGTACTGTACCAAGGTGTTAAGAATGAATAACCCCCTTCAAGTAAAGTATTAACGTTACTTTGATGTAGTAGTTTACAAATATCAGACAAGGGAGAGAAGGGATGCAAAATCAACTTACTTTTCTGGCACACAAAGTGACATGAAATTGTGCAATATCTCAAAATCCAAACTTTTGCTTTATGTCCATGAACAACACACTTTGCATTTGGTGTATTCCAATAGGCCAGTTGGGGCCAAAAGGCATGGTATTGGGAGTGGACCCAGACTGCGTCAGTGAGGCTCTGTGCTGACACTGCTCTCAGAGCTGCTGTCTGGTCCTCAGCATTGAAGATGGTGGCCAGTTCCTCATAGTACTCCCTGCAGAACTTCTGGGCTTCATCCATGCTCCTCCCCTCGCTAACCAAAGTAAACACTGGTATCTCTACTGGTGGGCCTGTGTGGACAGACAAAGCACTGGGGTGATTCCTCATGAAACTATAACCAAAGAAGTTCATAACTCTTTGGGATTTTCACTAAATATATTCCATAGAATGGTCCTTTGGAGGAAGGACTTCTGAAATActctgaatgtacaaaacattaggaacttttTCAGGTCATTACATAGaatgatcaggtgaatccaggtgaaagctatggtcccttactgatgtcacctgttaaattcacatcaatcagtgtagatgaaggagaggagacgggttaaagaatgatttttaagccttgagacaattgagacatggattgtgtatgtgtgacgtTTAGAgggggcaagacaaaatatttaagtgcctttgaacggggtatcgTAGGCGGTGCCAGgcacatttgtttgtgtgtgtcttgagCTGTAACACTGCTGGGCTTTTCAAGatcaacagtttcctgtttgtttcaggaatgatccaccacccaaaggacatccagaccatttgacacaactgtgggaagcgttggagtcaacatgggccagcatccctgtggaacgcaatTGACATCTTGTAGATTCCATACCCCGACAAATTGAGGGTGTTCGAAGTGCCAAAGGGGGTTCAACTCATAATATAACTTACACCAATACCTATGTTCCAGACTGTGATCTCTGCTACTTTCAGCGTTATAggattcaaaaatcatgttaaacaatagtattgtcacgttctgacaatcgtttgtgtgtgttttccttgttttagtgttggtcaggacgtgagctgggtgggcattctatgttgtgtgtctggtttgtctatttctatgtttggcctgatatggttctcaatcagaggcaggtgttagtcattgtctctgattgggaaccatatttaggtagcctgggtttcactgtgtgtttgtgggtgattgtccttgttcTGTTGCGgtgttactttgcaccagtattaggctgtttcggttttcgtgttacgtttatttgtttttgtatttgatcGTGTTTACTTTGTCTCATttaacatggatcgcaatagccatcgccgcattttggtctgactctctttcacctaaagaaaaccgtaacaagTATTTCCCAAAGAGTCCATGCAACCTATTCTGTGACTTGTTAAGGACATTTTTACTgatgaacttatttaggtttgccatgaCAAagtgtttgaatacttattgactcaagacatctcagcttttcatttttaattagttTGTAAAAATTCCTGgaaacattattccactttgacattatggggtattgtgtaaagGCCGGTGACCAAAAAAGATGctatttttaatccattttaaaatcaggctgtaaaacaacaacaaaattaaaAAGTCAAgtagtgtgaatactttctgaagcatCTGTATTCTACATCCATATTAGATTTCCAGTGGAATCTCTACTTGTATTAGTTTTATGGGGTGAATGAAGGGATCATATATTGAAAAATGTGCATAAtctaaaataatatattttgaaTATTCATGGTCATATTTTTCAATATGAATAAATGTATGTAAGAAATTTGATATTGAAATCAAAATACTATTCATATAACAGAGCAAGCGGTAAAGCTTCATTTGACTCCAATTTTTACTTTGTAGCACCCACAGATTAAAGTATGGAGTCCTAAAGGAGCCCTGGGTGAGGCCAAAATGTCACAAATATTCCAACTTCAGTTTCTCCAGTATTCTTTAAGGTACAAATTACAAATATttgtcaacaatccttcctccaaaggacGACATTTCTTGTTTTAGTTTTGTGAGCAATCACCCATGGACTGAGTGATCCACTcattttcaattttcgcctaaaatgacatacctaaATCTAACTGGTAGAAGATAATACaaagtaaaaaatgtatttttgtatttatttgtaccATCATCaaaagaaaggccataatgtattattccagctaCAGGCGCAAttttgattttggccactagatggctgcagcgtatgtgcaaagttttagactgatccaatgaaccattgcatttctgttcaaaatgtggaatcaagactgcccaaatgtgccaaatttGTTTATTAGTAACTTTCAAGTTCATAACAGtgcgctctcctcaaacaatggtTTGgttttctttcactgtaatagctactgtacattggacagtgcagttagataaacaagaattacatttttttgtcaatatcagatatgtctatgtcctgggaatcAATCTCAtactaatcgcattagcctacgttagctcaaccgtcccgtgtggacccaccgatcctgtagaggttttaataTAAAACCACATTGAATTTATCTCAATGATCTCAATTTAGAGCTTTTTTGCAACTCCTTGACAATGTGAATGCTGACAATATGTTTAACAGTTGTACTTTTCTTACAGTTAGATTAGTCCATACCTTCCCTGCACCCATTCCTTGTGTAACCAGATATGACTGCTGGATTGTCTTTTGTAGTTGGTTGATCATCTGAGTACTTTTGATAGCATCGGAATCTGGTTTGAAAGTAAAAGTCATACTGATGGAATTCTTCTGTCATGCCTCTGTTCTACAATCAtgttttgtaaacaatgtaattgtgaacaaatactgtatataattttGATCTCGTGAATAGTCAGTCCTTGAATCCATAGCTCTGCATTTGACAGCAGTGACATTTCTCTAGCCCCACCCATTAACTATTTAACAAAACAAGTGGTTTGACCACCACCCAAACAGACAACCCAAATACTCAAATAGATTATACTCTTGAACCACGTAGCTGAAGTAGGAACACCCGGGGTTCTGAGTGCAGGCAAGCTGGCAATGATATAGGTCCCGTTCATACACCATCAGAATGTCGTTCCAAGGAAAGGCTTTGTCAACCACGAATCCCTGTGAGCAGTGAGCTGTGGAATAGGGGCAAATGTGGTTCATTTGGATAACAAGTCAATCACTAAAATCCTAAACTACCACAAAAGTGACAGAAATGGCTTTGTCCACGCTCAATAGTCCAATATTAGATTGACTTACACTAAACCATGAAGGATACATCtcaaatgacctctaacctgtacccccacacactgactcggtaccggtaccccctgtatatagcctcgttattgtgttactttgtattattttttactttgtttatttggtaaatattttcttaactcttcttgaactgcactgttggttaagggcttgtaagtaagcatttcacggtaaggtctacacttgtattcagcgcatgtgacaaataaagtttgatgtgATATAGCATATAATGTACACTCACATGGTTCAACTGCTCTGGTGTCACTGAAAGACTCATTTAAGGACTGCTGGCTGAAGAAGAGAGCAGGGGCTGCACCTGGGCAAAGAAAACAGTCTAAACATTCCCATACTGTACATTTCACAAGAAAGACCCCCAAAAGTAATGTGTATGTTGAATCTGTAAAACATGTATCATTTGTAAATGCATTGCCTTCAGAAAGATTTCACACgacttgactttctccacattttgttgtgttacagacagaaTAATAAAAAAATTACATTAAGATGAGAAGCAGACgttgaggaaaacctggttcagtttgcttgGTTTTTCTAACAATGACCAGCAATACatgtgacagagcttgaagaattttgaaaagaataatgggcaaatgttgcacagtccaggtgtggaaatctcttagagacttacccagaaatactcacagctgtaatcgctgccaaaggtgcttctacaaagtattgagtcAAGGGCGTGAATTGTTATGTAAATGAAATATGTCTGTATTTAATTTTGAATAAATTTACTACAATTTCTCAAAACGTATTGATGGGTGAGATTCTAttttgatttaatccattttgaattcaggctgtaacacaagaaaatgtggaataagaCAAGGGATGTTTCTGAAAAGCACTGTATGAATTGGATATGTGTCACAATAGATCAAATAAGGTAACTATATCAACATAATGTGGTCAGTATACATTGTCTAAATTATGTGCTGTTTTTTACTTTAAAGATGTTGGGGAAAAGGGAATACAATTCTTACCCAGAAACAGTACCACCGCTGTTGGGAGCCGCATTGCCACTGAAAAGATGCAAAAGGGTAAAGAAGGTGTTTGTCTGTTTTAGAAAACCTTTTATGGAGATGTATAGGAAACAAGATGATATTAGGATTTTCTGATAGAGAAAATAGATATTGAATGCAAACTGTTATGGAAAAGAAGTATCTCGTGACAGCCTTAACATTGAGTAGCTGATTTGGTTCTGGGTGCCGAGATTAATGTAAAAGCTATGTAAAATGGCCAGtggatttaactaggcaaatagaGTATGATACTCTGGCTCATTTGACAGGGAAAGagtgactgaagtggatttactCAACCTTTCTCCTCCAATGACTCTTCTCCCAAAAATATTAAAcgtgtgtagtgttgtggtgcttataaatataaatataactaTATAGAATAGTGGATTGGATGATTTCAGTGATTTCAGGACTAACTTGACTTTTACCTGTAACCTGAAACAGGAAAACTCGTTTTTTTTCTCAAATTCTTCCTCCTCAGCATCCTCTGGACAAATATTATACAATGAGGCATTCATCTATTAATGTCAGTGATACATAATCTGGTGTGTCATTGTAGTGTGTTTAGCTGCAGACCATTTGAACCAAATGTTATTAAGGACACAGGCCTGATCACTGATTTATGAGTTCAATTCCACCCAAGCTGGCTAGGGATCATACATTGATGCTGTGTTGAATATTCAAAGTAAAACAGTATATTTTCAGGGCAGAATCCCTTCTTTTTTAAACTTGACCTATATAGACTCGAAAGAAACACTACCGTATGTCATTGCTGAAGTGATCACAAAATGATTGCTGGTATGTTGTTGCAGTATTATATGTCAATACATATTCACTTTACATATGcagaaacaaaacacattttctgaCTTATTTTGTTCTTGATTAATATCCCATAATGTGAGCTACTGTGATCCAAACTAGACATTTTTTCTAGATAACCTAGAATGCTTTTTGACACCAAAATATTAGTCATGATGTAAGATGTTATACAGTAAGAAAGTGCTTGTAATATCCCATTAGTAAAATTAAATGAAAACGTACTGTACTTttttgtctcctctccctctccaaggcTTGTTTGGCTTTGATGAGCAGACAAGTGGAGAAGTGCTGTAGCTGAAGTGTTTATAAAGAAGATCCGATCTCCTCCTTCTTTGAACACACCCTTGTGTCAATCAACCTCATGAAGCCTCCTCTCTGTTGTCTTGCTGAAAGATCATTCTAAATAGACTGGATGCACAAGAGTGTGTTcatgttgcgcagcaactcactgccatcctgaagacaaacaatacaTACGAAACGCCATCATAGCActgaccccatcatagcactgagactgcacttgtgaaggtgttaaatgaccttttaatggcgtcagaccgaggctctgcatctgtcctcgggCTCTTGGACCttgtgctgcttttgataccatcgatcaccacattcttttggagagattggaaacccaaattggtctaaacggacaagttctggtctggtttagatcttatctgtcggaaagatattgggttgtctctgtggatggtttgtcctctgacaaatcaactgtaaatttcggtgttcctcaaggttttgtttaggaccactattgttttcactatatattttacctcttggtgatgtcattccgaaacataatgttaactttcactgctatgcggatgacacacagctgtacatttcgatgaaacatgatgaagccccaaaattgccctcgctggaagcctgtgtttcaggcataaggaagtggatggctgcaaatgttctacttttaaattcagacaaAACAGaaaatctgacaattcatcttgatggttgtacagtcgtttCAAATAAATATGTGAAGaacctcggtgttactctggaccctgatctcttgtttgacgaacatatcaagactgtttcaaggacagcttttttccatctacgtaacattgcaaaaatctgaaactttctgtccaaaaataatTCTGAAacattaatccatgcttttgttacttctaggtttgactactgcaatgctctactttctggcatcccgataaagcactaaataaacttcagttagtgctaaacacggcacATAGAATAAGGGCACATAgaattcacctggattcacctcatcagtctatgtcatggaaagagcaggttttcctaatgttttgtacactcagtgtatattaccaTGGTGATTTGAACTCTAGACTTGGTCATATGTCATCCAAAAAATAGCCAATTGCAATTTGATGATGCCAAGCATACGTTGTCATCTTTATGTAAAGTGTTTAGGAAACATTGATCTTAGGACATTTTGATCCTACATGGGCTTAACAAATTGCAATGTCATCTTGGATGCATAAAAGCCTATAGTTCCTGATGGCTTATTTAGTTTAAGTTTAGTATCACAAGTAGTTAGGATGTGGTTTTAATTCCCTGTCTTCTTGTTGATATGTATAAAtgctaaatacagttgaagtcggaaatttaaaTACAGCTTAGCCAattacattcaaactcagtttttcactattcctgtcatttaggatttaggatcaccactttatttgaagaatgtgaaatgtcagaataaaagtagagagaatgatttatttcagcttttctttctgtcatcacattcccagtgggacagaagtttacgtacactcaataagtatttggtagcattggcttgaaattgtttaacttggatcaaaagtttcaggtagccttccaacaagcttcccacaataagttgggtgaattgtggcctaTTCCTcttgtcagagctggtgtaagtgagtcaggtttgtaggcctccttggtaTTCTTACATACAATCGTCCTTTTAATAGTATAACGTTTGTCTTATAGGTTTTAGGCGTTTATACCTCTCCCTGCATACTTTAAATAGTCCCTGCTCAGACTATCTCAGCACAAGGTAGTTTAATTTTAGTAATGGCCTCAACTTCTACGAGTCATTACAGACACGTCCGTATCCTTTCAAAATTTCAATGATCTGTTACCCAGTGCTGTCTAACATGAACGTATATACTTTTGTAATTAAACTTTCTCTACGTTAGATTATATAGTCGGTATACCCGATACAAATCAGTCCCGTTAGTTTTAAGAATCAAGCCTTTCCCACTCTATTTTGACTAATGCTCTAGAATTCAGTCCATTAAAGTCCATTTTTTAAGCAGGTTTCTTAACTTAACCCCCAAACTTATGAATAAAGATTACTGACCTTTTCCTTGCAGCTGAGATTTAATTTTGGTTGGATCTCGTCACCGTTTTCTGTTGTGTACCAGTTCGCCACCGGCCTGAAATGGACCCTCAATGTTAGAGGGCAGGTGTTTGTTATTATAGAATTATCATCTGCAAGTGCACGGTGTTCAGTGTCCCCTGGAACGACAGTTAACGGGTATTGAGGTGCACGGTGTTCAGTGTCCCCTGGAATGACAGTTAACGGGTATTGAGGTGCACGGTGTTCAGTGTCCCCTGGAACGACAGTTAACGGGTATTGAGGTGCACAGTGTTCAGTGTCCCCTGGAACGACAGTTAGCGGGTATTGAGGTGCACGGTGTTCAGTGTCCCCTGGAACGACAGTTAGCGGGTATTGAGGTGCACAGTGTTCAGTGTCCCCTGGAACGACAGTTAGCGGGTATTGAGGTGCACGGTGTTCAGTGTCCCCTGGAACGACAGTTAGCGGGTATTGAGGTGCACGGTGTTCAGTGTCCCCTGGAACGACAGTTAGCGGGTATTGAGGTGCACGGTGTTCAGTGTATCCTGGAACGACAGTTAGCGGGTATTGAGGTGCACGGTGTTCAGTGTCCCCTGGAACGACAGTTAACGGGTATTGAGGTGCACGGTGTTCAGTGTCCCCTGGAACGACAGTTAGCGGGTATTGAGGTGCACGGTGTTCAGTGTCCCCTGGAACGACAGTTAGCGGGTATTGAGGTGCACGGTGTTCAGTGTCCCCTGGAACGACAGTTAGCGGGTATTGAGGTGCACGGTGTTCAGTGTCCCCTGGAACGACAGTTAGCGGGTATTGAGGTGCACGGTGTTCAGTGTCCCCTGGAACGACAGTTAGCGGGTATTGAGGTGCACGGTGTTCAGTGTCCCCTGGAACGACAGTTAACGGGTATTGAGGTGCACGGTGTTCAGTGTCCCCTGGAACGACAGTTAACGGGTATTGAGGTGCACGGTGTTCAGTGTCCCCTGGAACGACAGTTAACGGGTATTGAGGTGCACGGTGTTCAGTGTCCCCTGGAACGACAGTTAACGGGTATTGAGGTGCACGGTGTTCAGTGTCCCCTGGAACGACAGTTAACGGGTATTGAGGTGCACGGTGTTCAGTGTCCCCTGGAACGACAGTTAACGGGTATTGAGGTGCACGGTGTTCAGTGTCCCCTGGAACGACAGTTAACGGGTATTGAGGTGCACGGTGTTCAGTGTCCCCTGGAACGACAGTTAACGGGTATTGAGGTGCACGGTGTTCAGTGTCCCCTGGAACGACAGTTAACGGGTATTGAGGTGCACGGTGTTCAGTGTCCCCTGGAACGACAGTTAACGGGTATTGAGGTGCACGGTGTTCAGTGTCCCCTGGAACGACAGTTAACGGGTATTGAGGTGCACGGTGTTCAGTGTCCCCTGGAACGACAGTTAACGGGTATTGAGGTGCACGGTGTTCAGTGTCCCCTGGAACGACAGTTAACGGGTATTGAGGTGCACGGTGTTCAGTGTCCCCTGGAACGACAGTTAACGGGTATTGAGGTGCACGGTGTTCAGTGTCCCCTGGAACGACAGTTAGCGGGTATTGAGGTGCACGGTGTTCAGTGTCCCCTGGAACGACAGTTAGCGGGTATTGAGGTGCACGGTGTTCAGTGTCCCCTGGAACGACAGTTAACGGGTATTGAGGTGCACGGTGTTCAGTGTCCCCTGGAACGACAGTTAGCGGGTATTGAGGTGCACGGTGTTCAGTGTCCCCTGGAACGACAGTTAGCGGGTATTGAGGTGCACGGTGTTCAGTGTCCCCTGGAACGACAGTTAGCGGGTATTGAGGTGCACGGTGTTCAGTGTCCCCTGGAACGACAGTTAGCGGGTATTGAGGTGCACGGTGTTCAGTGTCCCCTGGAACGACAGTTAGCGGGTATTGAGGTGCACGGTGTTCAGTGTCCCCTGGAACGACAGTTAACGGGTATTGAGGTGCACGGTGTTCAGTGTCCCCTGGAACGACAGTTAACGGGTATTGAGGTGCACGGTGTTCAGTGTCCCCTGGAACGACAGTTAACGGGTATTGATGTGCACGGTGTTCAGTGTCCCCTGGAACGACAGTTAACGGGTATTGAGGTGCACGGTGTTCAGTGTCCCCTGGAACGACAGTTAACGGGTATTGAGGTGCACGGTGTTCAGTGTCCCCTGGAACGACAGTTAACGGGTATTGAGGTGCACGGTGTTCAGTGTCCCCTGGAACGACAGTTAACGGGTATTGAGGTGCACGGTGTTCAGTGTCCCCTGGAACGACAGTTAACGGGTATTGAGGTGCACGGTGTTCAGTGTCCCCTGGAACGACAGTTAACGGGTATTGAGGTGCACGGTGTTCAGTGTCCCCTGGAACGACAGTTAACGGGTATTGAGGTGCACGGTGTTCAGTGTCCCCTGGAACGACAGTTAACGGGTATTGAGGTGCACGGTGTTCAGTGTCCCCTGGAACGACAGTTAGCGGGTATTGAGGTGCACGGTGTTCAGTGTCCCCTGGAACGACAGTTAGCGGGTATTGAGGTGCACGGTGTTCAGTGTCCCCTGGAACGACAGTTAACGGGTATTGAGGTGCACGGTGTTCAGTGTCCCCTGGAACGACAGTTAGCGGGTATTGAGGTGCACGGTGTTCAGTGTCCCCTGGAACGACAGTTAGCGGGTATTGAGGTGCACGGTGTTCAGTGTCCCCTGGAACGACAGTTAGCGGGTATTGAGGTGCACGGTGTTCAGTGTCCCCTGGAACGACAGTTAGCGGGTATTGAGGTGCACGGTGTTCAGTGTCCCCTGGAACGACAGTTAGCGGGTATTGAGGTGCACGGTGTTCAGTGTCCCCTGGAACGACAGTTAGCAGGTATTGAGGTGCACGGTGTTCAGTGTCCCCTGGAACGACAGTTAGCGGGTATTGAGGTGCACGGTGTTCAGTGTCCCCTGGAACGACAGTTAGCGGGTATTGAGGTGCACGGTGTTCAGTGTCCCCTGGAACGACAGTTAGCGGGTATTGAGGTGCACGGTGTTCAGTGTCCCCTGGAACGACAGTTAGCGGGTATTGAGGTGCACGGTGTTCAGTGTCCCCTGGAACGACAGTTAGCGGGTATTTAGGTGCACGGTGTTCAGTGTCCCCTGGAACGACAGTTAGCGGGTATTGAGGTGCACGGTGTTCAGTGTCCCCTGGAACGACAGTTAGCGGGTATTGAGGTGCACGGTGTTCAGTGTCCCCTGGAACGACAGTTAGCGGGTATTGAGGTGCACGGTGTTCAGTGTCCCCTGGAACGACAGTTAGCGGGTATTGAGGTGCACGGTGTTCAGTGTCCCCTGGAACGACAGTTAGCGGGTATTGAGGTGCACGGTGTTCAGTGTCCCCTGGAACGACAGTTAGCGGGTATTGAGGTGCACGGTGTTCAGTGTCCCCTGGAACGACAGTTAGCGGGTATTGAGGTGCACGGTGTTCAGTGTATCCTGGAACGACAGTTAGCGGGTATTGAGGTGCACGGTGTTCAGTGTCCCCTGGAACGACAGTTAACGGGTATTGAGGTGCACGGTGTTCAGTGTCCCCTGGAACGACAGTTAGCGGGTATTGAGGTGCACGGTGTTCAGTGTCCCCTGGAACGACAGTTAGCGGGTATTGAGGTGCACGGTGTTCAGTGTCCCCTGGAACGACAGTTAGCGGGTATTGAGGTGCACGGTGTTCAGTGTCCCCTGGAACGACAGTTAGCGGGTATTGAGGTGCACGGTGTTCAGTGTCCCCTGGAACGACAGTTAGCGGGTATTGAGGTGCACGGTGTTCAGTGTCCCCTGGAACGACAGTTAACGGGTATTGAGGTGCACGGTGTTCAGTGTCCCCTGGAACGACAGTTAACGGGTATTGAGGTGCACGGTGTTCAGTGTCCCCTGGAACGACAGTTAACGGGTATTGAGGTGCACGGTGTTCAGTGTCCCCTGGAACGACAGTTAACGGGTATTGAGGTGCACGGTGTTCAGTGTCCCCTGGAACGACAGTTAACGGGTATTGAGGTGCACGGTGTTCAGTGTCCCCTGGAACGACAGTTAACGGGTATTGAGGTGCACGGTGTTCAGTGTCCCCTGGAACGACAGTTAACGGGTATTGAGGTGCACGGTGTTCAGTGTCCCCTGGAACGACAGTTAGCGGGTATTGAGGTCCGACTCGAAGGACTTTTCAATCCCAGTGATGATAACAATCACTATAGCTTTGACCAATTCCCCCTAGGTTGTAAAGCTAGGGGGCAAAGAATTAGGCAAAGACAGTTTATTCATGAGAGCTCTAAAGCCAAAAATGAGGACCCAGTCCTTTTATAATACACACACCTTCCTATCTTTAGACTACTCCCAACTCAAACATTTCACCCTGTTATACAATTTCAGAGTGGAACACTTTAGCCATTATCTTAAAACACACAAATTATTCTATCagtatgatgaaacaaaaaatagaactgtttggccataattgtcattatgtttggaggaaaagggggaggcttgcaagccgaagaacaccatcccaaccgtgaagcacaggggtggcaacatcatgttatgggggtgctttgttgcaggagggactggtgctcttcacaaaatagatggcatcatgagggtggaaaaggatgtggatatattgaagcaacatctcaagacatcagtgaggaagttaaagcttggtctcaaatgggtcttccaaatgacaatgaccccaagcatacttccaaagttgtggt
Coding sequences:
- the LOC110501034 gene encoding lymphocyte antigen 75-like, which translates into the protein MDEAQKFCREYYEELATIFNAEDQTAALRAVSAQSLTDAKSTHLNSELKYYMGQGSLTWEEAQTACRASGDDLASILTQEDYTAFQSITETRQFEMWIGLYWKTSTRMWEWSNGDPFPYCVSEPQLGASNCCSLTHKGHWQTENVTLEKTDCSLKRPFLCTGKRRIKQTIVRMSLKSNTGAELNDPVVKEQMLEQVQ